One window of Triticum dicoccoides isolate Atlit2015 ecotype Zavitan chromosome 5A, WEW_v2.0, whole genome shotgun sequence genomic DNA carries:
- the LOC119299853 gene encoding uncharacterized protein LOC119299853, whose amino-acid sequence MPLSRRSGLMCEYTCDLKDPQRHCQIQLTDDDINDMTKSLLNESLADCSRTGLNPFCALNKPPAADLPFWSKKLQDKSAKKTRMNNKALEKPAKKKTNPFELFDLDDKDESEDDVKGSQANVEEQHEARRMTSNIGGGILSSGLPNTPAPCNLSQCGSFSTTS is encoded by the exons ATGCCCTTAAGCCGCCGCTCTGGCTTGATGTGCGAGTACACCTGTGATTTAAAAGATCCACAGCGCCACTGCCAGATTCAGCTAACTGATGATGACATCAACGACATGACCAAGTCTCTGCTGAACGAGAGCTTGGCAGATTGCAGCAGAACTGGACTAAATCCTTTCTGCGCTCTTAACAAGCCGCCAGCT GCCGATTTACCTTTTTGGAGTAAGAAGCTGCAAGATAAGTCAGCCAAGAAAACCCGGATGAATAACAAGGCTCTTGAAAAGCCTGCAAAGAAGAAGACCAACCCTTTTGAACTATTTGATTTGGATGATAAAGATGAGTCGGAG GATGATGTGAAAGGAAGCCAAGCCAATGTtgaagag caacatgaagctcgccgtatGACCTCGAACATCGGTGGCGGGATtctttcctccggcttaccaaacacgcCGGCTCCTTGCAA CTTATCACAATGCGGGtctttttcgacaacctcttaa